The Vespula vulgaris chromosome 2, iyVesVulg1.1, whole genome shotgun sequence genome has a segment encoding these proteins:
- the LOC127061768 gene encoding deubiquitinase OTUD6B, protein MDELPLTEDQLLQKHKRERKELQAQIQILKKSICKGDKKKKKEVADEIARKEENLEKRQDEELARWKISQVTLNDTDTENLEETYDINDIESKESEKVQQRISKAQRRRYKKENAERERNQRIIEQEAFDVYGKRNVEMQSIQKILYERDLMLYEIPSDGHCLYNAVAHQLKMLGEIPFSLHDLRMKTAIYLRQNRNDFLPFISNPDSDQLLSPEQYEKYCNDIVETCTWGGAIELQVLSRILERQIEVIQATGTPYIVGDEFSKKKRIILTYHRYMYELGAHYNSVTKFVKEDES, encoded by the exons atggatGAGTTACCACTTACCGAAGATCAGTTGTTACAGAAACATaaacgagaacgaaaagaattacAAG CTCAGATACAGATACTGAAGAAATCAATCTGTAAAggtgataaaaagaaaaaaaaagaagttgcaGATGAAATAGCACGTAAAGAAgagaatttagaaaaaaggCAAGATGAAGAATTAGCCAGATGGAAAATATCTCAAGTTACATTGAATGATACGGATACAGAGAATTTAGAAGAAAcatatgatataaatgatatagagTCTAAAGAATCTGAGAAAGTACAACAGAGGATTTCTAAAGCTCaacgaagaagatataaaaaagaaaatgcagaGAGAGAACGTAATCAAAGAATTATAGAACAAGAAGCATTTGATGTGTATGGTAAGAGAAATGTTGAGATGCAATCtatacaaaaaattctttatgaaCGTGATTTAATGTTATATGAAATTCCAAGCGATGGTCATTG tttATACAATGCAGTTGCGCATCAACTTAAAATGCTTGGAGAAATCCCATTTAGCCTACATGATCTAAGAATGAAAACTGCCATATATTTAAGacaaaatagaaatgatttcTTACCATTTATTTCAAATCCAGATTCTGACCAGTTATTATCACCTGAgcaatatgaaaaatattgtaatgatATAGTTGAAACTTGTACTTGGGGTGGTGCAATCGAg TTGCAAGTATTGTCACGCATTTTGGAACGCCAAATTGAAGTCATCCAAGCCACAGGTACTCCCTACATCGTTGGAGATGAATtcagtaagaaaaaaagaataatattaacttACCATCGTTATATGTATGAATTAGGTGCTCATTATAATTCTGTTACAAAATTTGTCAAAGAAGATGAGAGCTGA